Proteins co-encoded in one Verrucomicrobiia bacterium genomic window:
- a CDS encoding lysophospholipid acyltransferase family protein has translation MIGWLLRILVSLIGSTVRWRIDDAPGLLAQTPERSCIFAFWHNRIFLMPYLFRKYWHARRRDRVAVLVSASKDGEKLTRVLSKFNLICVRGSSSRRGQEALRELTHLVDEGYDAGITPDGPRGPKYHCHDGVISLAQFTQAPIIPVSYDLGHKITVSSWDGFMIPLPFTRATLRIGPPMIVPADAGDQEREQKRLELENALKSLCSNPE, from the coding sequence ATGATCGGCTGGTTGCTGCGTATTCTGGTTTCGCTCATTGGCAGCACGGTGCGCTGGCGCATCGATGACGCGCCAGGGCTGTTGGCGCAGACACCGGAACGATCCTGCATTTTCGCATTTTGGCACAACCGCATTTTCCTGATGCCCTACCTCTTTCGTAAATACTGGCATGCGCGGCGTCGTGATCGCGTGGCGGTTCTTGTGAGTGCGAGCAAGGACGGTGAGAAACTGACACGTGTCCTGAGCAAGTTCAATCTCATATGTGTCCGCGGTTCCAGCAGTCGCCGCGGGCAGGAGGCGTTGCGCGAGCTGACCCATCTGGTTGACGAAGGGTACGACGCCGGTATTACTCCCGATGGCCCGCGTGGGCCAAAGTATCATTGTCACGATGGCGTGATCAGCCTTGCGCAATTCACCCAGGCGCCGATTATCCCTGTTTCCTACGATCTGGGGCACAAGATCACAGTAAGCAGTTGGGATGGCTTCATGATCCCGTTACCGTTTACGCGCGCCACGCTGCGTATCGGGCCCCCCATGATCGTGCCCGCCGACGCTGGGGACCAGGAGCGTGAGCAAAAAAGGCTTGAACTCGAGAATGCTTTGAAGTCTTTGTGTAGCAATCCGGAGTGA